The genomic DNA GCCAAAATTAACGTTTCCGACGGTACACCTTTCAAACAGTAACCCTGTGCGCCAACTTCAATAATTCGATTGATCAGAGATTTTTGCGTGTGCGATGTCAGTACCAAAATTGGCAGGTGGGAATATAATTGCCGCAGTTGGCGACAAGCCTCTATTCCACCAATTCCCGGTAATCCAATATCTAATACAACAATATCGAGAGAATGGCGTTTAGCCATTTCCACAGCGGTTTCCCCATCTTCAGCTTCCGCGATCACTTCAAAACCCGTCTCTTGCTGCAACCGAACGCGCAAACCAAGGCGGAAGAGTTCATCATCCTCAACTAATAAAATTTTTAAGGGTAGAGAAGACATTTTAGGCAGATTGGGAGAGATGGTACGGAAAGGTAGGTAAGCGAAAGGCGAAAATTGCGCCAGTGGGATGACGGTTTTCTGCCCAAATTGTACCGCCGTGTGCTTCAATAATTTGACGAGATAGGTAAAGTCCCAATCCCGATCCTTTTGCTTGACGATCGCTCTGTCCTTGGTAAAATCTTTCAAATAGATAGGGAAGCTCCTCAGCCCTTACTCCCGCCCCACTATCTATAATTTTAATCGTATGATGGGAAGCACCTGGCTCCATCACAACTTCCACTTTCCCACCGCGTACAGAATGATTGATCGCATTGGTTAATAGGTTAGCAAACACGCGCTGAAGTTGGAGAGGGTCGCCTTTAACCCATAAAAACTTGCGGAAATCGGATTCGCCGTAGTTAAACGAAATGTGAACGCGACGACTGGCGGCTAAATCGGTTAGGGTAGTAGCAACTTCTTCGGCAATTTCTACTAGCTCGACAGTTGACCTATTCAAGTTTAATCCTTCAATATCGTTACGGTAAATATCCAGTAAGGTTTCCACCAGTTGCAGCGTAGTTTTGTGACTGCGAATCATAGTTGCCAAAACAGTTTGCTGAGTGGGTTGAACGATACCGAAACTTTCTTGTTGAAATGCTTTTAGGGTTTCAATTGCGCCTAACAGGGGAGTTTTTAGGTCGTGGGTAAGTGCGGAGGCAAAATCTTCGCGAACGCTGACGAGTTTTTCCTGTGCTTGCAGTTTAGCTTGCTGTTGCAGTACGGTTTGTTGATAAAGCCGATTGCGATCGCTTAAAATGCCCGTAACTACCAATGCGACGATCGCGATTAAACGACTTGCGATCGTCGCAGGTCTGACCGCTTCATTCTCTGGAAGCCAGATATTCAGCATTGTTAAGATACAAGCAACTACTGTAACAGTAAAAGTAGTTCTGCGGCTGAGACGGGTACTTGCCAGCAAAATTGGCCCTATATAGAGATAGCCGAATACATAGTCCGATGGAGTGCTGTATTCCAGCAGTAGAACGATGGCAAATAGCGCGACAATCAACCAGAAGGTTCTCAAACGCCAATCTTTGGAATGAATAAACATTGGTCATCGGTCATTGGTCATTGGTCATTGGTCAATTGTCAGTAGTCAGTGGAAAGGGAAAATAACTAATGACTGTTGACAATTTATTCTTCAAGTCTAGTTTACTTAACCTAAAGACAACCATTTATGCGAGCGTTTATATTTATCTATACTTACAGTTATAAAACACTCTAAATGCTCTAAACGCTTTTATACCCAAAAGAATATACCGACAATTAAAGACCCATTAGTTATAAATTTATACTTGTAAACATTCCCAAAAATGGGTAACTTAAAAATTGAAACCTTAAATCTTGGATTTCAATTTCAAATCCAAAATTACCTTATGTTGCAAGGATGGATTCAGATTGCACTGACGCTACTAATTTTAGTAGCTATAACGCCTTTTTTTGGCAGCTACATGGCTCGTGTCTTTCAAGATCGGAAAACCATTTTAGATCCGATTCTCAATCCGATCGAGAAATTTATCTATTCCTTGGTAGGCGTGCGAGCAAAAGAAGATATGACAGGTTGGCAGTATGCGAGAGCAATTCTGTACAGCAATATTATCATGGGTCTGCTCATCTTTTTCATTATTATGAATCAAGGATGGTTGCCCTTTAACCCAACGGGCGTACCTGCACCAACTTGGGATACGGCGCTGCATACCACAATTTCTTTTATTACTAACACCAACCAGCAGCATTATTCGGGTGAAACTTATCTCAGCTATGGCAGCCAAATGTTAGCGCTGGGCTACCTTATGTTCACCTCAGCAGCTACGGGTTTGGCAGTGGGGATTGCTTTTATTAGAGGTTTAACAGGCAGACCGCTGGGTAATTTCTATGTGGATTTAATTCGCGCAATTACACGGGTGTTGTTGCCAATTAGTCTCGTAGGCGCGA from Aerosakkonema funiforme FACHB-1375 includes the following:
- a CDS encoding response regulator transcription factor, whose translation is MSSLPLKILLVEDDELFRLGLRVRLQQETGFEVIAEAEDGETAVEMAKRHSLDIVVLDIGLPGIGGIEACRQLRQLYSHLPILVLTSHTQKSLINRIIEVGAQGYCLKGVPSETLILAIRSVAAGASWWDSNATTEIRAAFEKESIATISENSSEKFASPLTRREQEILALIAVGKTNQEIAEMLYITPGTVRVHVHSILQKLDVRDRTQAAVIAIQRKSIAPDLLPGAE
- a CDS encoding sensor histidine kinase, giving the protein MFIHSKDWRLRTFWLIVALFAIVLLLEYSTPSDYVFGYLYIGPILLASTRLSRRTTFTVTVVACILTMLNIWLPENEAVRPATIASRLIAIVALVVTGILSDRNRLYQQTVLQQQAKLQAQEKLVSVREDFASALTHDLKTPLLGAIETLKAFQQESFGIVQPTQQTVLATMIRSHKTTLQLVETLLDIYRNDIEGLNLNRSTVELVEIAEEVATTLTDLAASRRVHISFNYGESDFRKFLWVKGDPLQLQRVFANLLTNAINHSVRGGKVEVVMEPGASHHTIKIIDSGAGVRAEELPYLFERFYQGQSDRQAKGSGLGLYLSRQIIEAHGGTIWAENRHPTGAIFAFRLPTFPYHLSQSA